The following proteins are encoded in a genomic region of Labeo rohita strain BAU-BD-2019 chromosome 5, IGBB_LRoh.1.0, whole genome shotgun sequence:
- the LOC127164772 gene encoding uncharacterized protein LOC127164772, which yields MQKGTWSMYPKNIKGIICCRREFTLSLAQEQAQCIATLKEQNKQLNTRVSCLTKKVGHNKASTKSDSNDQQSDESYPDFQSLCRQEDKCKTRRIEKDSAISVEVCGARQRAQSRVEGVETVPSATPRLQLQAVRTALGPKDIERLSQSLPSARTNFSEFRRALTSKMRLYDMSLAEVTQLMSQILTESEFNNFESAVTSELQHASKADLREGVSKILKNIMGRKVDWSRITNCVQREEETVNEYSERFCQTAVTYSGIVDNSESVLDDKGPLVRIWSDDFLKTAVPRSEYLNKEKLLLQDIQKRLLVSKKKFTTVRTQLFTGVGYGPVSI from the coding sequence ATGCAAAAAGGTACTTGGAGCATGTatccaaaaaacattaaaggcattATCTGCTGCCGCAGAGAATTTACCTTATCCTTAGCACAAGAACAAGCTCAGTGTATTGCTAcgttaaaagaacaaaacaaacagctgaaCACGCGAGTGTCCTGTCTCACTAAAAAGGTGGGTCATAACAAGGCCTCAACCAAAAGTGACTCAAACGACCAACAGTCAGATGAAAGCTATCCTGACTTTCAGTCTTTGTGTAGACAAGAGGACAAATGCAAAACTAGAAGGATAGAGAAAGATTCAGCAATTTCAGTTGAAGTATGTGGAGCAAGACAAAGGGCTCAGAGTAGGGTAGAAGGGGTTGAAACTGTTCCATCTGCAACTCCCAGACTCCAGTTACAAGCAGTCCGTACAGCGCTAGGACCCAAAGATATAGAGAGACTATCTCAGAGCTTACCCTCAGCACGCacaaatttttctgaatttagaaGAGCATTGACTAGCAAAATGCGTCTCTACGACATGTCGTTAGCAGAAGTCACACAGCTGATGTCACAAATtctaactgaatctgaattcaaCAATTTTGAATCTGCTGTTACTTCTGAACtacaacatgccagtaaagcGGATTTGAGAGAAGGTGTTTCGAAAATTCTAAAGAATATCATGGGACGCAAAGTAGACTGGTCCAGAATCACTAACTGTGTGCAAAGGGAAGAAGAAACTGTGAATGAATACAGTGAAAGGTTCTGCCAGACAGCTGTAACTTACAGTGGAATAGTTGATAATTCTGAAAGTGTGCTAGATGACAAGGGACCCTTAGTCCGCATCTGGTCAGACGactttttgaagactgcagtgccaagaagcgagtatctgaataaagagaaacttctgcttcaagatatccaaaaacgtctcctggtctctaagaaaaaattcacaacagtaCGCACACAACTCTTTACCGGTGTCGGCTATGGGCCTGTCTCCATCTGA